The nucleotide window CCGGGTCAGTTCAATGGGGCTTCGCCTGAGGTGATCCGCTGCTCGTCTCCGGCAAACAGATGAACCGCATCGTGGATTGGCGCGATCCTCAGCACCTCGCCGGGGGTTGCCCTGATCCGTTCCCTGAAGACGCAAGTCAAGGTCTGCGTTCCCAGCCGGACGATGACCAGCGTTTCCGAACCCGTCGGCTCGACGACCACCGTCGTCACCTCGATGCCGCCCGGGTCCAACCGGATATGTTCGGGACGAATGCCGTAGATCACGGCTTCAGGCGGACGGCGCTCGCTCGGCAGGAGCAGGCCGTCGGCGGTTCGAAACCCGTCTTCCGTCATGTTGCCGCTGATGAAATTCATCGCCGGGGAGCCGATGAAGCCGGCGACGAAGAGGTTGTTCGGACGATCGTACAATTCCAGCGGCGAACCCGACTGCTCGATCAGTCCGTCCTTCATGACGACAATCTTGTCGGCCATGGTCATGGCTTCGATCTGGTCATGGGTGACATAGATGGTCGTCGTCTGCAGCCGTTGATGCAGTTCCTTGATCTCCGAGCGCATCTGCACCCTGAGCTTGGCGTCGAGGTTCGACAGGGGCTCGTCGAAGAGGAAGACGGCCGGGTCGCGCACGATTGCCCGCCCCATCGCCACACGCTGTCTCTGGCCGCCCGACAGTTGCTTGGGATATCTCTCCAGGAGACTTTCGAGACCGAGGATCTTCGCGGCGTTGCCGACCCGCTGATCGATCTCCGTCCTCGGCATCCGTTTCAGCCGCAGCGAAAAGCCCATGTTCTTGGCAACGGTCATATGCGGGTAGAGCGCATAATTCTGGAACACCATGGCGATGTCCCGGTCCTTGGGGGCAAGCTCGTTGACGATATGCTTGCCGATCTGGATCTGCCCCGAAGTGATGCCCTCAAGGCCCGCAATCATCCTCAAGAGCGTGGATTTGCCGCAGCCCGAAGGGCCGACCAGAACGACGAACTCGCCGTCGCCGATATCGACCGAGACGCCTTTGATGGCTTTGAACGCGCCGTAATCCTTGCGCGCATTGTTGACCGAAACATGGGCCATTACCGTCCTCCCGAAATCGCTGTCAAAGTCCGCTCAGGACATTTCTCAAATAATCGAGGCCGAGGCGCTCGCCGTCTTTGCGCGCGGCCAAGTCCTTGCCCGGCCAGCCATAGGCGGCATCCTCGTGTTCGATCGACAGCGTGCCGTCGAAGCCAGCCCCGCGGGCCTGGCGCAGAAACCTCGGCCAATCGATGAGGCCGAGCCCCGGCAGCTTGTATTGCCACCAGCCCTTGCCGTGATAGCCGACAGCCTGCAGGTTCTCCGGATCGATTGCCGTGTCCTTGGCATGAAGGATGGCGATGCGATCCTTCACCGCCTCCATCGCCTGATAGGGATCGACGCCGATGCGAACGAGGTGCGAGGGATCAAATTCCAGCCCGAAACGAGGATCCCTGATCCGCTGAAAAAGCTCCTGCCACCCTCTTGGTGTCGTTCCGATGAAATTGTCCTTCGGACCCGGCCAGTTCTCGATTGCAAACGTCAGGCCGTAGGGCTGCGTCTCAGCGATCAGGCCGTTGGCGAAATCGGCGAAGTCATCATAATTGGCTTCGTCGCTTGCGGTGTCGTCCCGGCCCGGGAAGATCACGAAGATCGGGACGCCCGCTTGCCCGATCGCGCCGGCGAATTCGGCGGTCGTTTCGCGAAGTGCCGTTCGTTTTGCCCGGTCGGCATCGAGCTGATTGCCGAAATAGGTGATCGACGACACGAAGAGGTCGCGGCTACGCGCGAGCGCGACGGCGGCCTCCACCCGATCCGGCGTCTTGATATGACCGCCGACATCGATCTCGATGGCGTCGAACCCGGCCGACGCGGCGAAATCAACCACTTCCTCCAGGGGGCGATCGTTGAATGTCGAAGTGTAAAAGCCGATCTTCATCAAAATCCTCCGATCTTCACCAAATCCCTGGGGCCATGCGGCCGTTTCAACTGTTCAGGCGATCCATGTTCTTGAGTGGCGAACGTGTGCGTTGAGCAGCGTCCGCCGATGCGAGCATGAGGGCTGCTGCCATCGGCATGGCCGCTGCTCCCATGGCAGAGGCATCCTCTCCGAGCGAGGCGCGATGAAGCGAAGGAAGGTTGGTGTCCTCGGCATCGAGATGCTCATGCACGTAGCGCAGCAATTCGTCGACGATGCGGATCGGCAATCTGCCGCCGACAAGGACGGCGTCTGGGTCGACGACCATGCCGATATGCTTGACGGCGACAGCCAGATGCGCGCTCATTTCCTTCAGCCATTGCGACACGAGGCGCCTGCCATGCGCATCCAGCGTCAGGAGATCGTGGGGAACACTCACCTCGACGCCGTGTTGCGCAAGGAAATCATAGAGGAAGAACAGCGAGAATATCTCGCCGAGAAGCTGGACCTTATGGGCCTTCCCATCCCGGCCGTCGGCGATCGGCAGCCAGCCGATTTCGCCGCTGAGGCCCATGGCGCCACGATGACCGTTGCCGTCGAGCACGAGGCCGCCGCCCGGGCATGGATT belongs to Rhizobium indicum and includes:
- a CDS encoding ABC transporter ATP-binding protein gives rise to the protein MAHVSVNNARKDYGAFKAIKGVSVDIGDGEFVVLVGPSGCGKSTLLRMIAGLEGITSGQIQIGKHIVNELAPKDRDIAMVFQNYALYPHMTVAKNMGFSLRLKRMPRTEIDQRVGNAAKILGLESLLERYPKQLSGGQRQRVAMGRAIVRDPAVFLFDEPLSNLDAKLRVQMRSEIKELHQRLQTTTIYVTHDQIEAMTMADKIVVMKDGLIEQSGSPLELYDRPNNLFVAGFIGSPAMNFISGNMTEDGFRTADGLLLPSERRPPEAVIYGIRPEHIRLDPGGIEVTTVVVEPTGSETLVIVRLGTQTLTCVFRERIRATPGEVLRIAPIHDAVHLFAGDEQRITSGEAPLN
- a CDS encoding sugar phosphate isomerase/epimerase family protein codes for the protein MKIGFYTSTFNDRPLEEVVDFAASAGFDAIEIDVGGHIKTPDRVEAAVALARSRDLFVSSITYFGNQLDADRAKRTALRETTAEFAGAIGQAGVPIFVIFPGRDDTASDEANYDDFADFANGLIAETQPYGLTFAIENWPGPKDNFIGTTPRGWQELFQRIRDPRFGLEFDPSHLVRIGVDPYQAMEAVKDRIAILHAKDTAIDPENLQAVGYHGKGWWQYKLPGLGLIDWPRFLRQARGAGFDGTLSIEHEDAAYGWPGKDLAARKDGERLGLDYLRNVLSGL